TCAGCTGGCGAGTAAATAAACACACTTCTCAGGAAACAGACGGCTCTTCCATAAACCTCCCTCTGCTCGCTCTATTTCTGCTTCCAACGCGATACACTTTTGCCCACTCACTGAATAATAAAGTCCCACCCATTTAGTTGCGTAGGGAAACCCTCATTGGCGCTGACAGGCACATTGACCGCTACCATTGGTTGAAgcacctgtcaatcaacttctTCACAGCGGAGGGGTGTTGATAGAACAGCAGTAGAAACGAAACTCACGAACTCTCTTCTCTCATTCCAAGAAATGACGAAATGAAAGTTATGTTTTGGACGACGTACCTACTACCGCGGAAATTTAAAAAGCCATACACTCTCTTTACGAAAGCATTTTGAGATTAACATGGGAGAGAGATGTAATACgtttattctatatttattcattttacacTATGCATAGCCTATATAAAACAcgattatacatttatataaaaaacaagGAATTTATCAACTGAAATAGGCTACAGGTAGACACATTTCTAACTGATTATACTTGTAACTGCTGACCTATACATCAATTAGGCAACATGACAGTTACAAATTACTATGACTTCATGCTATTCTTATCTTGTATTCTATTGCCTATAGTGTTCTGCTCTTCCCACTGAGGTTATTGATTTAAATAACTGGCTTATAATAGCAGTTAAATATTACCCATGCTGTTTTCTCAGCTGACGCTGGAGAAATGATATAGGCTAAATGTAGTCTCAACATTTCTGTTATGCAGAACCTTTTGAGGCTTAACTAAATTTAAAAGTCTCAGCTGACGCTGgagaaattatataaatgtagtcTCAACATTTCTGTTATGCAGAACCTTTTGAAGCCTAACTAAAttaaataagtatttttatgaATAGGCATACCGGACTTCAAGAAATATGCTCTGGTCAAGCTCAGGCACTATTGACAAGAAAATGAACATGATGCATCAAAGggatgtctttttaaaaaaaattaataatatcccTTTCAGAAAAAGCACATAAATTTCACATGTGCAAAAATACATGTGGTGAACATCATAtcatattataaattatataaaatattgaaatatcaTACAGATTTCAACTTTGTCTAACAGAATGGAATcttttaaattgagaaaaatcaAAGTTCATTTAAGtcctattgtttttttttgtttttttttgtttgtttttgttttttatccaCCAAAAATGATGTTACTTCCATGCTGATATCATTACataccttttgattattaataatattacaatcaaaatGGGAATGACATTTAGGACATATGAAAACCCAATTAAAATGTCTACCAATTAAACCAGCATTTAAATACTGTTTCAGTAGAAATTAAGAGAattaacttttaatattatctGTTTATGGGACTGATATTGTGAACTGTAACAAATTATATGACTGAACACATAGCTTCTTAAACATCATTTACTGCTGGTGGAAAAATCCTTGAGTCCACAGAGCAATGCTTTCTGTTCTTGATTCTCCTCATTGGTTTTTATTGGAAAGTGATAATTCCATCCTCCAAGCTGTTCTGGTTCATTAGCAGGTCGGAATCCTCTTTCATGTTGTTCAGCAGATATTTGATCCCTGCCTTTACGCCCGTTTTTAAACCAGCCCCCAATGCATAACCAGCTACCCCTGCGGTTCCACCCGTTACAGCCATGAGGGCATCTGTGCCCAGATCCACAGTGCTGAAGATGGCTCTCTCTTTTGCAGTATCATAGCAGTTAAGCGAAGCATAGTAAACGGCTGTTCCCAGATTATACAGTGTGGAAACTGCAGGAATCCACTCCACAACCGTATACACTTGCTCCTCTTTTTCATTGACACAGTGAAGCTGAGGGTCCCCATTTCTGCGCCAACGTACAGACCCCACCTTGCAATTCTGAATCCAGCTCTCAGATTTAGATGAAGGCACTACTCTGCTTCCACGCCTCAAGATAACACAATAATATCCAGAATCGCCATCTTGGGTCACACCTGCACATTGGATTCCCAAGCTTTGACAAGCCTGCTGTGCTTCCCCAATACGCAATGGCCTGCTCTGTTCTTTGGCCTGTCCCAGTAACCGAGTGCCTTTCACCCTCACCCATCCTTTGCATTGCCCCTTAGGTCCAACTTTACCCTTATAACCATCAGCACTCTCACCCACCTCAGCTAGCTGATGAATGTTAAATATAAgagcctgcaggtggcgctgtGACTCAGAGTTGAGCAAAAGAGGAGATGAAGGGGATTGGAAACCACCGGTAAAGGTGTGATGATTAAAGTGTGCTGATTCCCTCTCTTTGCCTCTTTTTATCAGCACTAGTATGTCCTGCAAAAATTCACATGTATCATTTTGGCCCAACACTGCGTAGAGTTGCATTACCAAAGCCTGGGCTTCAGACAAACATCCTGCTGACACCAACACAGGCACCATTGCCAACCCCAATAGCTCCTGAGAGAAATCATTTCCTCTCCAGCCTCCATTAGCGAGCTCTACACAGCTTGCATTGCTTTGGAGATCCAGCTGACCTTGTAATGAGGCTGAGAGGTTTAAGACCAACTGATGGGCGGCAGGAAGACCATCTTCAACCACTTGTGATTCTACTTGCTCTGTTTGAGACTTTTTTGAAGTGACTGAGGGCCTCAGGTTGTTTTGAGGGAGTGGAGCTCTGCCAAATACTACTTCAGACAGTAAGAGGTGAATGAGAAGTAACAGTTTGAATTTTGAACTAGCCATGTTGAACTGTGGAGTCATGCAACAGCAAGCAAATCGCGGGTTCTGggggaaaaagaagaagaagaaaaaagagaagCTGAACTGTGTGTACAGTGTACAGAACAGTGTACGCATTAAGTTATGTATGTGTAATAAAGTGCATGTCCTAACatttgctgagttagatgcgttcctgggtcaacatacattctagtctgaaaatttagtcttaacattattcctacccctaaaccaaaccctacccataagttatcccaaaattCAGAAgtaaatgatagatgaataagactgatgtagaagcaccagttcatgattttaagcctaaacttgacataatctgtaaacttgtccctcaaatctgatcttgatttgaatgttgttccaggaacatgttgaactcaggaatatcaggttatgcgcaatgcagtataatataaaagtgtggaataattaagatttttaatgtttttgaaaggagTGTTTTATAATCTTATCATCACCAAGtcagcatttatttgttcaacagtaaaaactgtagtattgtgaaatattattacaatttttaatatctgttttctattttaaaggtgccctagaaccagtttttacaagatgtaatataagtctaaggtgtcccctgaatgtgtctgtgaagtttcagctcaaaataacccatagatttttttaattaatttttttaactgcctattttggggcatcattaactatgcaccgttTCAGcgcgtggcccctttaaatcgcgtgctccctgccccctgagctctcgactataatacagtgcatttacaaagttcacacagctaatataaccctcaaatggatctttcaagatgctgcatgcatgcgtcggatcatgtgagtatagtatttatttggatgtttatatttgattctgaatgagtttgatagtgctctgtggctaaagctaaaattacacactgttggagagatttataaagaatgaagttgtgtttatgcattatacagactgcaagtgcttaaaaatgaaaatagcgacggctctcttgtctctgtgaatacagtaagaaacgatggtaactttaaccacatttaacagtacattagcaacatgctaacaacacatttataaagacaatttacaaatatcactaaaaatatcatgatatcatggatcatgtcagttattattgctccatctgacatttttcgctattgtccttgcttgcttacctagtctgatgatgcagctgtgctgctccagacgttactgcctgcccttgtctaatgccttgaacatgggctggcatatcaggggcgtgcatattaatgatcccgactgttacgtaatagtctgtgttatgttgagattcgcctgtttttcagaggttttttaaacaaatgagatttatataagaaggaggaaacaatgatgtttgagactcactgtatgtcatttccatgtactgaactcttgtcaTATAACTATggcaaggtaaattaaatttttgattctagggcatctttaaaggtgcaatgtgtacatattttagcggcatctagtGGTGAGTTTGCGAACTGCAGCTAACGGCGCACACCCAACCCTTTCGGAGAAGCTATGGTGGTCGTCTTCTTgttacttctaacaaagaattgtctctgcttctaataaatcAGACCAGGGGCGTAGCACCAAATTTTGGGCCCTGGGTACAAACCATCTTGCTGGGCCCCTGTACCAAATACCATAGTGATACCAATGGGTGGGgtattgcatttttatcataaaaacacttaaaatgtaaacaaagtaAGCCACACtctgattaatatatttttgtttcattgtcaAAAGTACTACTAACTTGCTAAAATATCCTTTATTGTCACAATACCCTTTTTAAAGTGTAGGCTAAGTACAAGTTAATTGCTGATTAtttgtctgtttaaaataaatgcagactataGAATCACAGGGTACACTAACCGCCAAACTAGACATTCAGTCTTTGAATAACgttttaaaataagtcattttcaaTCATTAAGATGTGCATTAAACTGAGAACAATCCTGTACTTAATGTAAGAGCGTGCGCGAgctaatttgcataaaaatgcGGTAAAATAGGCGCTAACGATCTGTGTTTTTGCGGGTGTTAGATTTTGATaatggagggaaatatacaGTGTTTTCATGTAACTAAAGTTCTGACTCTGGGGAGAACTGCAGCACAAGAGGAGACAAGCTGCGCAGGCTCCGCCTCCGTCTGCTTCTCACTCCGTTATTGTTACCCAGAAATATTGTTTGCTCGCTATGTAGGGTGTGATACTATAAAGTATTGGTATATTATTCAAATAGAGTACGAACATAAATGTATGCTATTCTACCTGGAGTAGATATTTATGTTAAAACAATGTCAATGCTCGATGATGCATTTGTAGCTCacctttcttttcaaaaacCTGAGTGAGCAACTGCTTGCCCTCATTTGCCTTTCTCTCTTtaatcttcttttcttttcgtttttgaGCCCCTGATTTTCCTTTCTTAAGGAAAGACATGACTCTTCCCCTGTCTTCCTAGTTCATATCACGGCTAACTCCAGCTCCTGTCTCATTAACTGATTCACGAATCACCGCAGGTCCGCAGAAGCACCTGACCTGCGGGTCGTACCATTTACATTGATTCGAGAGGGGTGGTGGGGCCCTGCACAgcatgaaaatgacttttttttatacCAAACCAGTGCCTAACTACAAGTTTAGTTTTGCACAgcaacttttttatttgtaaataaatgctatacaaatgttagtgcatgtatatgtatgtatagaaAACTGACTTCTAAGGCCCCCCCCCTGCCTCGGGCCCTGGGTACTCGGTACCCTTTACCCCCCCAGTCCGACGCCCCTGACCACAAACATAgttgtgtatattatattgcatttctgtcaatagatcctcccaaattttacacattgcacctttaatataatttaaaatgtaatgctgCAATGGCAAAGCTGAAGTTTTAGCAACCATTTTTAAGATTTCAAAATCtttattattccaaactttgacctgtgtaTGTACACAAATATCTGCAGCTGTAACTACATCATGGGGTGAGAACATGAgatatgtgtgtatttgtgtttttgtctttttcataGTGCagctgggggaaaaaaaggaaagaatgaAAGGGATGACCACATTGTTTTTTGTAAGACTCCTCCCACCATGCTGTTTTTACATTTCTTCTATACatcttatatatttaaaatacattcaaattatttaaatacaaatttttaatgtatttgcaatTCCAATTTACTGTGTGAATGttattgcatattttaaaattgaatattaattaaatataaattgttCCATCATAAACTTTCatcatataattttaaatacacatcTCAAACATACAGTCTGTCAGAAGATCATTAGAATGTTTGAAATTATTTATCTTCATATTAATATGAGATTAATAAGACTCTTACCTTCTAACAATCCCGACCTCTGTGATAGAATCCAGCCTTcacaaaaaaacatatacatGTCCCTCTCTCTCGTTTTacccactctctctctcactggcCCCATTATTCATGAATGTGACATCACGTGGAGAGGATCAATGTGCTCTGTggacattttgtttatttaccctcatgtccCCTCTCATTCTCGCTCCGCTTTTTCTCCAAAGACCATGTGGGGGTGCGGGGGCTTTGTGTTTGACCCAGATAAATTGCACCACACTTGTTTCATGCCTGTGTGGGAGAGCAGGATTGTGCACCCATGTGTAAATTTTTAGCAAagtgattataaaaaaaatgcatattttgcTTTCAGGCCATTACCCAAATTTCCACTTGGTTCagtcattttaaacattattcTACTGCTCAGGCCATATATTTGAATCATCATGATACAACATCTTTTCACAGCTAATTtaatatttctaaaaaaataaattaggctatatatatatatatatatatatatatatatatatatatatatatatatatatatatctatatatataatgattttaCTACTCTTTCACAAGTGGGGCCCAGAAGAGtgaaattcatttatttatgtatgtatttactgtataattttgtgtttatttccagTTTTAATTGGTAAAAAACGAAAAAGATATATGCAGTTGGACATTTGGACTCTGCATATTGTGTTCAGTGTGCAAAACTTGCCATGAGGGGGCGTTGCAACATTTCACACAAACATTTCTCCATCATTTCATTTCAGGTTCAGGACTAGCATAGAAATAAAAGTAAAACGtaaaagaaattttaaaaattaaacatgaagaaaatattttacatttgatgaccccagtgttgggggtaacctACATTACATAATGAGATTGCTTTTTCAGGTAATTActcaagtaatgcattacttttaaatttacaacaaaatatctgttactttttcaaaaaagtaacgcaagttactttgttttcccatgtaggctactgactgacagctctcctgtcgccatgttgagagaaatcgtgAGTTTAGTCATGAGGCGTTTtgtgcgctgtgtaaacatgacgGTTATTGTAGTCTAGACAAAATGTGAGCAGgcatttacaaaaacagtagttTTTGAGAAGTCATTCCTCAACgtgaataaaaacagcaaaatgcaatctcagaatactgcacaaacctgcaataattaaacatattaaattaaacacattttttgtatttaatcttACTTTATTAACCGATATCTTTGCTCCTGACCTGCTTCGATGACCAACtcaagcaaaaatgactttagataaacattacatttgcgCCCTCTAATGTACAgacgtgaatttgcatttccttcagcctgaggcatattcatttcacttttggtgtgaaagggcctttacatttgccaaaaatagaactttttcgttaaattaaaacaaaacaagcaaacCTAGCCCAGGTGAcagaaagtaatgcaaaagtaatgaaacgcattactttccataaaaaaagtaactaagtaatgcaattaattacttttttagggagtaaggcaatattgcaatgcattacttttaaaagtaactttctccAACACTGGATGacttattgtttacatttttttgttttttaaagtctgACTCAATAATCAATAATCACAATAATCAGACTCACCACGAGTAACCAGAATTAAAATCTGATTTAGATTATGCAAATGTCTCAGCATGTGTAGCAAAAGGCTTAGCCAGATACACATTTTCTCTAAATGACGTTGGCGTACTGATGTCAACATGAAAACAACAAATCATTTGGGTGGAGAGCACAGTTTATGGTGGAGAGTTAGGAATGAGCCACCAAGTATCTAACTCACTGGACTTTTATTGTTGTTGCATCCAAACAATTATTTATAACAATTGCTAACCAGTTGTAATTGTACATACAAATACATGttaaagtgttcctttaagacaaTATTTAACTCCTATGTAAGTCGGAGCATTTTTACTGCAACCGCATAGACTAACTAACACATTATGCAGAGTTGTCTGGTTACGTAGGGCTTATTAAAATTCGCTAATGGATCCAGCGTCAATGCCATCATTTCTCATGAAGTGAGAAACACAGAAACGGGTGGGAGGAGTGAGGTACAAGAAGAAATATGTAGAAGTGTGATTCTCATTTTCACATGCCAACTTATTGGCCCAAAACACAAAGGAAGTCACATGTGACACACAATGCCATGATCACACACACATGTGCCATATCAAGTGTTAATAAATCCTTAGGGGGAACTGAACAAATTAATGggtgattttgtgtgtgtccatGTGTGAGAAAATATGTCAGATATGTCCCTGATATATTTGTCATTATGGACCCCAGAGAGTAAAATGTGTTAGATAAGACTGAAGGCAATCTTGTTTAGTTATAATTGAATATAATTGGATAGTTATAATTGGATTGCACAAAATTACCTGGAGTAGCATCAGGATGGGGGATCAACAGGGCAATGTATTATTACTGAATCAACCAAATGATGAGCAACACTCCCTCCTTTACACTCTTGTGAAGTAAATCTTGTGTAAATTTCATCTTGAAGAGTCCCCTTAATCACATCAACCTTCTAGGATAAAGTATCCAGCAGCAATCCGGCCATGGTAAATTCCTTGGacttaatgaaattaatttatgcTGAAAGCGCTGAAATTCAGGTTTTCTCTCACTGCTGCTTATTGTTATGCCATCTATGTGTGTGATTCAGGGAAAGTGATGCATCATCTTTGCAAAGTTTTCAGAAAACAAGGTCACCTTGGGTTAAATTTTCTGTGAGGACATATAAAGTCTGATGAATGCTCTTTCAATGACCGCTGACCATGAGACAGGCAATCGAAGTTTCTTTTCAAAATAAGGGTTGTTTGAATGGACAGATGAAGCATTCAAACACTATTTTCTCCTTGATCTAAAGACTCAAAGATGTGTTTGTGTAGGTGGACGAGGGTTGGACGCAAGCTGTTAACATAGCTGAATGACATTGAAACAGAgtgcaaacaaataaaatatatcaaaaataagtGTACCATTAAATGCCACATTTGGTTATAGTAAATAATGTAAGAAAAATATGATCAGGATGATGATAATGAAGGTTATTTTCAGCTGGCAGAACAAAATGTGCACGTGAACTGATGTTCTTTACATTTAATCTTTCATTCAGATAACGTTATTCATGTAAAAATAAGTTATGTGAATCAATGTTTAGTGACTGAATGAGacttaaaaatacaattaaaaactcAAGGGAATTAAGCTaagaaaggaaatgagagagaggctctgtgtgtgtgtttgtgagagttTATTTGCGTAAGCGAAAGATGGTAGGTGTCATTCACCATTGAGAAGCACTGACTGGACTGTAGTGAGTGTGGGTGTACTTCCGAACTGTTCTAATGCTTCACGTCCGCTTCAGCAAACACATGCACACTTTCTCACAAATGCAGGAACAAATCAGTCTTAGTAGAACAAATGATTCTTACTTCCACTGACAAGTCTATCGGAAAGTATAATCACTTGTTTTGATGGTAATAGAAATGTTCAGAACTGAGGGAATCATTTGTTCTCATTGCAAACAACCAGACTTAAGCACTTCAAAGTCCTGTTTTCCACCTCCATGTCCCTTGTATACAGTAAATCCGTGCTTTCCTGCTTGCTGTGGAATCAAAAGAGAGAAATAAGAataatttgaaaaattaattaaGCTATAAAATGTCTAGGGCTTTGTTCGTTATGTAAATGAATTTAGTTGAATTTCATACTCTAAAAAACGTATGTGAGTGAGTAAAGAGATAGGGACAGGTTGTGAgaataagaaagaaagaaagtgtgtaaaaaatgtatatatcttCCTCAATATGTGACAAATTGGGTAAACTATAAACTGATAAACTGGGCTAGTTGTCTCATTTTTTTCTGCAGGAAGAATAGATGTCATGGTGCCACTGTTGTCATGGTGACTAAATTAATTTtctctcatttatttaatttagttttccTCCTTTTTTCATTAACACAACACCTAGTTCACTACATGCACAAGCACAAAATTTGGTTCTGTAGcggttctttggggtggttgAGGTGCTATAGCACCACTGCCATACAAAGAACCCGTTAAGCACCTGTATAGTTCTTTATAGGTTctctaagggtgcgttcacacatgtagttcggttcgtttggttcatttggtccagaccaaagaagaaaaaaaaacatttagttctggtccgattagcgttcagatcaccgaaccaaaagataccgaaccttaaggcatagggatacattcacaacgtgattggtcggattttatgacgtattgccaattttgagacggaacttaccgaacatccaaaacaatgctgtttacTGAAGTAAATGtgcttgttgtgtgtgcgtagcctgcatgtgatggtattttggcctgCTGGGAACTCGCGAAgatacggtggccgagagagctcaacgcgctgcaa
Above is a genomic segment from Chanodichthys erythropterus isolate Z2021 chromosome 21, ASM2448905v1, whole genome shotgun sequence containing:
- the apof gene encoding uncharacterized protein apof isoform X1, which translates into the protein MRASSCSLRFLKRKNPRFACCCMTPQFNMASSKFKLLLLIHLLLSEVVFGRAPLPQNNLRPSVTSKKSQTEQVESQVVEDGLPAAHQLVLNLSASLQGQLDLQSNASCVELANGGWRGNDFSQELLGLAMVPVLVSAGCLSEAQALVMQLYAVLGQNDTCEFLQDILVLIKRGKERESAHFNHHTFTGGFQSPSSPLLLNSESQRHLQALIFNIHQLAEVGESADGYKGKVGPKGQCKGWVRVKGTRLLGQAKEQSRPLRIGEAQQACQSLGIQCAGVTQDGDSGYYCVILRRGSRVVPSSKSESWIQNCKVGSVRWRRNGDPQLHCVNEKEEQVYTVVEWIPAVSTLYNLGTAVYYASLNCYDTAKERAIFSTVDLGTDALMAVTGGTAGVAGYALGAGLKTGVKAGIKYLLNNMKEDSDLLMNQNSLEDGIITFQ
- the apof gene encoding uncharacterized protein apof isoform X2, with translation MTPQFNMASSKFKLLLLIHLLLSEVVFGRAPLPQNNLRPSVTSKKSQTEQVESQVVEDGLPAAHQLVLNLSASLQGQLDLQSNASCVELANGGWRGNDFSQELLGLAMVPVLVSAGCLSEAQALVMQLYAVLGQNDTCEFLQDILVLIKRGKERESAHFNHHTFTGGFQSPSSPLLLNSESQRHLQALIFNIHQLAEVGESADGYKGKVGPKGQCKGWVRVKGTRLLGQAKEQSRPLRIGEAQQACQSLGIQCAGVTQDGDSGYYCVILRRGSRVVPSSKSESWIQNCKVGSVRWRRNGDPQLHCVNEKEEQVYTVVEWIPAVSTLYNLGTAVYYASLNCYDTAKERAIFSTVDLGTDALMAVTGGTAGVAGYALGAGLKTGVKAGIKYLLNNMKEDSDLLMNQNSLEDGIITFQ